CACCATACATTCATGCGATGGGTCCAAAGATTGTGGAATATTTGCATAACATGAGCGGTAATCAGCGTGATACCGACGATGAAGCGCTTGTAGCGATTGAAGCGTGTAAAACATTAGAGCTTCTTGTCAGTCTAACGGAAGAAGCCCATAGTAAGTTTGTactcaatgttttgttttttgaccAGAAAAAAATTTGTGCTTAATATTTTGTTAGTAAAAATGGCCTGGTACAGTATTAGGTTACTGTATAACTTGTAGTAAGTTTGTACTTAATTCTTTGTGTTCTATAACAGAAAGaaataagtataaaaaaaacaggatcagtgttaaagccccattccctacgttttttagatctaatttaagatcacaaactatatttaatgtaaaaataatactatatggtcctattgcgataacttttttcgtctttaaacggttaaaaatgtgaaaaataagccgattctaataattatagcggcccgctataaatcccaaaatgcattgcgcgcggattgatatttttgtttttcacctgtaattcgcccacttttcgatcgatcgtgaggccaaaacaaatggaagactgctaacttttcaacaaaaataccgggttttccccaatttgtatcaacggagtctggcaaaaatagaaagacaattaatgcagcaactatacaacgtcaggctaggtatatagctcgcgtacgatgtttgtacgttaccgatgtttaccagctaggcctacaaaactaagcctagctaggctaggcctaagaccgtccacgagaggtcgatcgccgcgagctacttaggtagtgcattgtttctcactttttatcataatttaccataaaacgtacatttaagacaaggaatgacatggtttaatgtttttaaagtgatatatatgtattattttccaaaaaacgtccaaatttgcagggaaggggtctttaatagaTTAGTGCTACTGTGTAGAACAATGGTTCAAGTACAAAGAACTCACTAAGCATGTGACCAGAAAATAAGTATGGCACGATAGGATATAAATCTATTGTAGTTAGTGAATAATATTGTGCTTGTCAGAGTTATGGATTTAAGTGCAAATGATTTGAACTTAAGTTATTCAGTGTAAAGTGTAGGACATTTGTAATACTTGTTTGGTTCAATAATTTAACACCTAATTTATATTCTGTTCTTATTTACAGGAGTGCAGTTGATGGCTGTGTATCTGCCTATATTAATAGGATTTCTAATAGACAGTACATCATTAACAACAGCAACTAAACCAGCAAAATCACTTCATGATCATTCACTACAACGTCTGATGAAGATTGCGCCGCTTTATCCCGCTCCTTTCAAGACCGTGATGGGCGCTGCTCCGCAACTGAAGACAAAACTTGAAGGTGCCATCCGTGCTAATCAAGCAATGCTGGCTAAGAAACCAGTGCGCAATGCAAAGCAGCAAATGAGAGTTGCAATGCAGGCAGCTCCAAGTATTAAGCTGAAGAAAGACTTTAGCAATTTTAATGGATAAACTTTTGATTAATAGACATAATATGGGATTCTGTAGTGTGACACATGTATTATGTTGCACTGTGTAAAacacaatcaaacaaaattCAATGAAAACACACATATTCCCAAATAGTCATACTTTTGTaacaatgtactgtatgtatgtgtaaattgttaattttttaatgaaaatatggttGAGATTTGGATTGGTGGGGAATACTTAGTAGGAAGGGGACGGGGAAACCGGGTAAGGAGTAGTAttttataaaagatttatttgTGCTTAATTGTAATAaagtttacatttattttgtacttaTACCAATAAAGAGTACTAGTGGCATGCATGATTTTTGTTAGCTAATTACCAACAATCTTGTGATTGGTAGAATTGATATGAATATTCTGGCAACcaattttcataaaaatgtgTTGTGTAAGAATATTGTTGTAGACGTGGTACACATATTTGATAAAGGTATTTTCATAAATGTAGTTCAAATAACAGTTAAAATTAGAATGTGCAATAGTcattaaaagaaatatataaacaattaaaacaaatgtatatataacaatatgtaacaaaaatgtatttacctgtaATATTTAGTGTATGAATGAGAGGAATCTGATGATtatgaaaaacattaaaatgattCAAGATTCTGTGTCATTATCAGAGATACAGTAACATCTCCATAATTTACAGaattatgtatgtatataaatCCAAGTCAAGTCCCAGTTAACACATATATCCcagtaattcatttatttgcACCGTTTTGTgcttatatttaaattattgtagtCTAGGAGATGTTACTGTAAGTCTATAGACATGTTTTATGGAGTGGTGAGCCCCTGCATCTAATGAATCCTGTCTATAATTATGCTAGCCtgattaataattgtattttgattaaacaaattattacccaagtattatcatttatattatctGTTAACTAACTATATTTTTCAAGGAGTAAAAATTATGAGTAAAACCAGTGTAGACGATGAACAAAAAGTAAAACTTAATGCTATAATGAAAAATGTTACTCAAATTGTATCCAAGGTAACAACTGGTGCTCACTTGACCCTATTAAGgggaattttaattattttattacgttacaaattgtaattattgtactgtttcaataaacatctaatttagggaGTGATCACATTTTTTgcttgaaaataaaaacaaaattagtatTACATGAGGATGTGTTCTTGAATGTTTCTTAAACGtttattcatgtttttcttaACAGGCAGCtagaacaaaaaaacaatatactgtacacttACTATGGAAGTTTTATTACTTATATAATTCAGAAgctttttttacatatttaagcATTGTGTataaggttttaaaatattctaaCTTACATTGATCACTAAAAAATGcataattttcatttaaaactttattatttataattaataagacTATTGGAATATAATACTATACTGCATAcctgaacattttttttaatctaactTGTTTTAAAGTTAGGCCATTTTGTGTGAGTTTAAACATGGACATaatgtataggtccatgatttAAATAACACAGTAATACTATAGATTACCCTGGTTTAAACTGCCCCTCCATTGGGACACCAACACCTCTAGTAAAGTGGAAACACTACGAACAACCCCTAAATATGTTCTATTTATCATAGTAAGGATGCTGAAATAAATTTCTACTGCAGCACAGAAAGTTTAGAGTTTTTCAGCTCAATGCTTTCTTTCATTCAGTTGACTACTCCACGCATGGACAATCTATCAAGCTGTCTTACTACCTTAGGTAGGACCAATCACTACAGCTCTAAGTGATGATCATCCATCTTATTCTGGTTCGTCATTCTTATTGAATTCATACATACATTGTAACAATCGTACATTTGAACAGTCAGGAAAATCAAAACAATGCTTTCTCGCATACTCAAGCAATATGACTGTAATGCACATGCTCAGTTTATGATTGTTTATCAAATTAATCTTTCAAATCACTGATTTAAACTACGAGATATACTACATTGTTTGCCCTTTTAATTTCTAGATGCTCCAACCATTTCACAACTGACATCCCAAAGTTTTGTTGCTAAATCCTCATCATAAGATAGAGGGCTGCTTTTCTTCAATGCACAgtcactataaataaataacattttaatttaatttaaatactttttCTGTTATCTATGACTTAATTTAAACCTGCCGATTCTCAGTACTGTATCCttttccgaagtatcataggaatatttggtaatacaacacATGTGTCTAGTAGTAACCTTACAtcatacaggcaccacatgtgatataaatgagatgctgtattaccaaatattcgtatgatacttcggaaatagatagtatTTGGAGATATAGCACTGAGAATTGGGTGTTTAAACataatagatttatttattgttcaatggttaaaattagaaattatttattatatttctcTTGGATAAGTAGTACTGTACATGACAAAAatctacattttaaatttagtaCCCAATTTTCAAGGTAGAGCTTATAGCTAGCTTCTTTCCCACaaacaaagtattacatttcTGATTACCTGTAGTAGCTACCAGACTCCTTCTCAATGCCTGGCATTACTGCACAGTATATGGTTGTCTGTGCTCCTTGCTCTGATGTTTTACACAGAGTCCTTAAAACAAGTTGCTGCAGTGGTACAATGAACCTAACAATTGGCCACGTATCTGTGATGTACCTCAACAGTTCTGTATCCACAGCGCCTGGATGAACTGCGTAAGACGTTACAGTTGTACCtgttcaataaaataatattaatttgttcggagtgaatacaatatttttttaatagttatgGCTCGTGAAGTTGTGATTTATCAAATCTGCTTAAACAAATTATCTTTACTTTTTTtcttaaagttttaaaaataaccTAATCGAATATTTGTCTATTTTTTGCATTAAAATCAAAGATAATGGATTCACGCCATTAAGCGAAAAAATTGGAAGGTTtaaattaccaaaaaatatagttttaatttcTCTTTGCATCTCAACACTCtcttaaagcccccttccctacgttttttagatctaatttaagatcacaaactatatttaatgtaaaaataatactatatggtcctattgcgataactttttccgtctttaaacggttaaaaatgtgaaaaataagtcgattctaataattatagcggcccgctataaatcccaaaatgcattgcgcgcggattgatatttttgtttttcacctgtaattcgcccacttttcgatcgatcgtgaggccaaaacaaatggaagactcctaacttttcagcgaaaataccgggttttccccaatttgtatcaacggagtctggcaaaaatagaaagacaattaatgcagcaactatacaacgtcaggctaggtatatagctagcgtatgatgttcgtacgttaccgatgtttaccagctaggccttcaaaactaagcctagctaggctaggcctaagagcgtccacgagaggtcgatcgccgcgagctacttaggtagtgcattgtttctcactttttatcataatttaccataaaacgtacatttaagacaaggaatgacatggtttaatgtttttaaagtgatatatatgtattattttccaaaaaacgtccaaaattgcagggaaggggtctttaacctAAATAATCATCACTCTATGTACCTTTAAGCCTCTTGGCTAATTCTTTGGTGAACAAAACGTTGGCAAGTTTACTTTCAGAGTAAGCAGTAATGGTGTTGAAGGAACGTTTCTTAAAATTCAGATCATCCAGAGGAAGTTGTTTGGGTGCAATATGAGCCAAAGACGAAAGGTTTATGATTCTAGCTGCTGGAGATTCCTTTAACATATCCAGTAGCAGATTGGTGAGTAGAAAGTGGCCAAGGTGGTTCGTTCCAAATTGCATATCAAATCCATCTTCCGTCTCCCATTGAGGGCAGCACATTACACCTAGTAAAATATTTCCtgattatataatattgtgCACCAATCATGCTCAGGTATTACAACCatacagatatattttattactagtagtagtagtattattattacagtggCATAAAGGCTATGAGTCACTGGCTACTGCCAGGGGCCCAGAGCTTGCGGCCCCTGGGAATGAGCATCCTCAATGGAACCACCCAGTGTTGGAGGGTCCATTCAGAGtactaaaccaggggcctttgaCCTGTATTTTAAGTCACTGTATTATTATCAGTTAGGTAATAAAGTAATAGAATGTCTGGTTAAAGGGTAGAGAGTATACCTGCATTATTAATAAGTATATCAAGGGAGTCATGGTTGTCTTTGTATTCTTTGACAAATTCTCGTACGGATGCCAACGACGCTAGATCCAGTTTATGCACAAAAACCTCTTTGTGTCCAGTAGTTTGCTCTATGTACTGCTTGGCACTATAACCTTTCTCTGTATTCCTGCAGGCTAGAATCACCTTAGCACCTATAATAGGAAAAGTATGGCATGATTGTCCTGCAAGATCATTCAGGATTTCTATATGACAATATAGTGACCTTTTTGTTTTCATGACTAGGCTAAGCAACTATTGAGTCTAAACATCATTCTGTTGTGCATGCTCAAATGTTTCTTTTTCACTCAATAACTGCTTAGTATAGTAAGCGGTGTCATGACAAAACGTCATTTTGTACATTTACCTCTGGCTGCCAAATCTTTTGCAGTCTCTCTTCCAATACCAGTGTTTGCCCCTGTAATAATGATGGTTTTGCCGACAAGTTTAGCATCGCTATGACACTTGCCAATAAACGACTGCCGAATATAGTAAAGCAACACAACtgtcataaaaaataatttttacagaaaattagtgaataataattgttaatggAAATGATTCcaataataaatgaatgaattaataataatgatgtatGTAGGATCTAAAGAATGTTGTTTAGATGCAATGCTGAAAGACCTAAAGGGTGGTCCAAATGTTATGGATGAGACTAGTACGTCAGTTACATTCAAATCAGTTTTGGATTGAATTTGTTTCAATTTATGACCATAAAAAGAACGGTCGATCGTGACTATAAAACGCttttaattacagtacacatGCACGGTGGTTGACCGCTCTTCCCCCCACCTCCACCTATCCCTATCCCTATCCCCCTCTCCCTCCCTTCcccttttttcttcttcttaaCCGACCCACCACcaactacagtataatatatgaTAGTGCGTTAACCTTTTTTGTTTACCATTCCTGAGCATGATGATTTGCATATTTATATCatagatatatatatactaGTTTTCTTCTAAATCAGGGTTAAAATCTAACACGTTATGTTAACTTACCAATCAAAGGGATAGTTAATATGATAAGAAGCATGATCATATAAATAATGCGTAGTTTTGAACTCCTTTTCTAGCAATATTCATTCAGCTCTATTTGCAAACTTGCACTTAGTAGACACCGTGTCAAATAATAATGTGTGATCGCCGATGGGTCGATGACCCCCCATGACCCATTGCTCGCACTTTTGGGGACACATCCGCACACACGCACTCTCGACTCTCCGGTTGCGCACACGTGAGCGATAACCAGATCCAGGGGAGTATTATGCAAGTTCCTTTTCTATCAAAAAggtatattgtccccctgaaaaaaaaatgttttaaatgtatttgttgaatatgccattttatgtcACAAATATAATAGGTATTCACTTTGACCTAAAtatattttcctgaaaaaact
The window above is part of the Antedon mediterranea chromosome 10, ecAntMedi1.1, whole genome shotgun sequence genome. Proteins encoded here:
- the LOC140060003 gene encoding retinol dehydrogenase 11-like — its product is MIMLLIILTIPLIVVLLYYIRQSFIGKCHSDAKLVGKTIIITGANTGIGRETAKDLAARGAKVILACRNTEKGYSAKQYIEQTTGHKEVFVHKLDLASLASVREFVKEYKDNHDSLDILINNAGVMCCPQWETEDGFDMQFGTNHLGHFLLTNLLLDMLKESPAARIINLSSLAHIAPKQLPLDDLNFKKRSFNTITAYSESKLANVLFTKELAKRLKGTTVTSYAVHPGAVDTELLRYITDTWPIVRFIVPLQQLVLRTLCKTSEQGAQTTIYCAVMPGIEKESGSYYSDCALKKSSPLSYDEDLATKLWDVSCEMVGASRN